From Rubripirellula reticaptiva, the proteins below share one genomic window:
- the rtcA gene encoding RNA 3'-terminal phosphate cyclase, whose amino-acid sequence MIEIDGSEGEGGGQIIRSSLALAAVTGKPVRLQNIRAGRSKPGLLRQHLTGVKAIAEIAGGEMIGADLGSRELTFTPGTVRGGEYRYQVGSAGSAVLVAQTVLPALMMSDASSTVTVGGGTHASWAPPFDFFERCFLPLVSQMGANVTASISAHGFYPAGGGEITVGVNPSSGLRGIELVERLGEMRPRVIALVSKVPTSVGDRECDVIRRKADWNVDVCEVIEVAKSGGPGNAVMIECQFDNVTELFVGFGKIGVRAEPIARSTLREARKYLVSDVPVGPYLADQLLMPMGLAASQGRASRFRTTTLTQHSLTHIAILKRFLNIRIDTTSKDDGSVEVIVC is encoded by the coding sequence ACAGATTATTCGTTCGTCACTGGCTCTCGCTGCCGTGACGGGAAAGCCGGTCAGACTGCAGAACATTCGCGCTGGTCGTTCGAAGCCGGGACTACTGAGACAGCACTTGACGGGAGTCAAAGCGATCGCCGAGATCGCCGGTGGCGAGATGATCGGCGCCGATCTTGGTTCGCGCGAGTTGACGTTCACACCGGGCACAGTTCGCGGTGGCGAATACCGGTATCAAGTCGGTTCGGCCGGCAGTGCGGTATTGGTGGCCCAAACGGTTTTGCCGGCGCTGATGATGTCAGATGCCTCGTCGACGGTCACGGTCGGTGGCGGGACGCATGCGTCGTGGGCGCCTCCGTTTGATTTCTTTGAGCGGTGTTTCTTGCCGCTGGTCAGTCAGATGGGTGCGAACGTGACCGCGTCGATTTCAGCGCATGGTTTCTATCCGGCCGGCGGTGGAGAAATCACCGTTGGGGTGAATCCGTCGTCTGGATTGCGCGGGATCGAGCTTGTCGAACGCCTAGGCGAAATGCGACCGCGAGTCATCGCACTCGTTTCGAAAGTCCCGACCTCGGTCGGTGATCGCGAGTGCGATGTCATTCGCCGGAAAGCAGACTGGAACGTTGACGTCTGCGAAGTCATCGAGGTGGCCAAGTCCGGTGGACCGGGGAATGCGGTAATGATCGAGTGTCAGTTCGACAATGTGACCGAACTGTTTGTCGGCTTCGGAAAGATTGGGGTTCGGGCTGAACCGATTGCCCGTTCAACGCTACGCGAGGCACGGAAGTACTTGGTCTCGGACGTTCCCGTCGGGCCTTATTTGGCGGATCAATTGCTAATGCCGATGGGATTGGCGGCAAGCCAGGGCCGCGCAAGTCGCTTTCGCACGACCACGCTGACTCAGCACAGCCTGACTCATATCGCAATCTTGAAACGCTTCTTAAACATCCGAATCGACACAACCTCGAAAGACGATGGCAGTGTCGAAGTTATCGTTTGTTAA
- the pgl gene encoding 6-phosphogluconolactonase: MPADTSFIAMPTQVKTFADPSTLADAFAADFSNWLSEQRQPTVTVALSGGSTPKLLFTRWANQFADKVDWTRVHFFWCDERCVAPEDPDSNYGVAKELFLDSVKIPAENVHRMIGESTPADERARYETEIAEHVAVGDNGLPVFDYVMLGMGDDGHTASIFPHENQFLKSSNVCEVATHPTSGQKRITLTGPVLNNANKIAFLITGAGKADVLADVVGHSGDFDRYPASHIQVDDLTFYLDQPAAAKL; this comes from the coding sequence ATGCCCGCTGACACTTCCTTCATTGCCATGCCAACTCAAGTAAAAACATTCGCGGATCCTTCGACTTTAGCAGACGCCTTTGCCGCGGATTTCTCGAATTGGCTATCCGAGCAAAGGCAGCCAACGGTAACGGTGGCGTTGTCAGGCGGCAGCACACCGAAGCTACTTTTCACTCGTTGGGCAAACCAATTTGCCGACAAGGTTGACTGGACGCGAGTGCACTTCTTTTGGTGCGACGAGCGCTGCGTCGCGCCCGAGGATCCGGACAGCAACTATGGAGTCGCAAAAGAGCTGTTCCTAGACAGCGTCAAGATTCCGGCCGAAAACGTTCACCGCATGATCGGCGAGTCAACGCCCGCGGACGAGCGTGCTCGCTATGAGACTGAAATTGCCGAACATGTTGCCGTCGGCGATAACGGATTGCCAGTGTTCGACTACGTGATGCTTGGAATGGGCGATGACGGTCATACCGCGTCAATCTTCCCGCACGAAAATCAGTTTCTGAAGTCATCGAACGTCTGCGAAGTCGCCACGCACCCGACGTCGGGACAGAAACGGATCACGTTGACAGGGCCGGTCTTGAACAACGCCAATAAAATCGCCTTCCTGATCACCGGTGCCGGCAAGGCAGACGTGCTGGCCGATGTGGTCGGTCACTCCGGCGACTTCGATCGCTATCCGGCGTCGCACATTCAAGTCGACGACTTGACGTTCTATCTGGATCAACCCGCGGCAGCAAAACTGTAG
- a CDS encoding sulfatase, giving the protein MVRQFGLIVFVLLTVLCARADAADAPPNVLLICVDDLRPELNCFGADYIRSPNIDQLAATGRAFHQHFVQAPTCGASRYAMLMGCYGGSSNDAIFHRAKLIAAGKSVPTSMPAWFRKHGYTTVSVGKVSHHPGGRGGKDWDDDDQPEMPDEWDRHRLPAGPWQHPRGAMHGLARGEIREDPSKMDVYQSAEGDDTIYPDGLIVDDSLDQLDQLAKDNTKPFFLAVGIIRPHLPFGAPAKYMEPYRDIQLAPIQHPERPIGPTTWHRSGEFMRYNRWGRDPNTDSEFADEVRRHYAACVTYADAMVGRVMAKLVETGAADNTVVVLWGDHGWHLGEHAIWGKHALFEESLRSPLIIRTPNQSKPGVATNAIVESVDMFPTLCDLTGIPRPSSVTGVSLQPIVNRPEAPGHSAISYFNSGKTIRTPEYRLIQHKNGEIELYDHAIDGSETKNLVLETPKETIESLRSELNTRLP; this is encoded by the coding sequence ATGGTTCGTCAGTTCGGGTTGATCGTTTTTGTTCTTTTGACCGTACTCTGTGCGCGGGCCGACGCCGCCGATGCACCGCCGAACGTCTTGCTGATTTGTGTGGACGATCTTCGTCCCGAATTGAACTGCTTTGGCGCGGACTACATTCGTTCGCCCAACATTGACCAATTGGCCGCGACTGGGCGAGCCTTTCACCAGCATTTCGTGCAAGCGCCAACTTGTGGTGCGTCGCGGTATGCGATGTTGATGGGCTGTTACGGAGGCAGCAGCAACGACGCAATCTTCCATCGCGCCAAGTTGATCGCGGCTGGGAAGTCGGTTCCGACCAGCATGCCGGCTTGGTTTCGCAAGCATGGCTACACCACGGTTTCAGTCGGAAAGGTCTCGCACCATCCCGGCGGACGTGGCGGCAAAGACTGGGATGACGACGACCAGCCCGAGATGCCGGATGAATGGGATCGTCACCGATTGCCCGCCGGTCCGTGGCAGCATCCGCGTGGTGCCATGCACGGGCTGGCACGCGGCGAGATCCGTGAAGATCCCTCAAAAATGGATGTCTACCAATCGGCCGAAGGTGACGACACGATCTATCCGGACGGGCTGATCGTGGACGATTCGCTTGACCAGTTGGATCAGCTTGCCAAAGACAACACGAAGCCATTCTTTCTAGCCGTGGGAATCATCCGGCCGCACCTGCCGTTCGGCGCGCCGGCAAAGTACATGGAACCGTACCGTGATATTCAGCTTGCGCCGATTCAACATCCCGAACGTCCGATCGGCCCCACCACTTGGCATCGATCGGGCGAATTTATGCGATACAACCGTTGGGGCCGCGACCCAAACACCGATTCCGAATTTGCGGATGAAGTGCGCCGGCACTACGCGGCTTGTGTGACGTACGCCGACGCGATGGTTGGTCGAGTGATGGCAAAGCTTGTCGAAACTGGCGCGGCCGACAACACCGTGGTCGTGTTGTGGGGCGACCATGGATGGCATCTGGGTGAACACGCCATCTGGGGCAAGCATGCGTTGTTCGAAGAATCGCTGCGTTCTCCGCTGATCATCCGTACGCCCAATCAATCCAAGCCCGGCGTCGCCACCAACGCGATCGTTGAATCCGTCGATATGTTCCCGACGCTGTGTGACCTGACCGGTATTCCTCGGCCATCTTCGGTGACCGGAGTCTCTTTGCAGCCGATCGTGAATCGACCCGAAGCACCTGGGCACTCTGCGATTTCGTACTTCAACAGCGGCAAGACCATTCGGACGCCCGAGTATCGTTTGATCCAGCACAAGAACGGTGAAATCGAACTGTACGATCACGCAATCGACGGCAGCGAGACAAAGAATTTGGTTCTAGAGACGCCCAAAGAAACGATCGAATCGCTTCGCAGCGAACTGAATACGCGGCTGCCGTAG